In Rhododendron vialii isolate Sample 1 chromosome 9a, ASM3025357v1, the following are encoded in one genomic region:
- the LOC131301011 gene encoding anthocyanidin 3-O-galactosyltransferase 3GT1-like encodes MTSSMPNERHVAVLPFPFTSHPGCLLGLVRHLAAKAPDVTFSFFSTPKSIETLFSPAKKVPGNIKPYVVTDGVPKGYVFSGNPEEPVKLYLAAVEEGESLKRVLKAAEAETGRRIGCVMSDAFMWFASGLAEEMGVPWVPLMTSDARCLSAHFYTDLIRETIGIHDIAGRENEVVKFIPGFSELRLGDLPKEILFGNLESPFAIMLQKMGQALTKATAVAVNSFEELDPEIHQDLNSKFKMFLHVGPINSLSSSSKPLSSYSDDYGCIPWLDNRKPASVAYIGFGTLVTPPPVEIAALAEALEATGTPFLWSLKVDLQESFPKGFVERTTKLGKIVSWAPQEQVLAHSSVGVHVTHCGSNSVFESIMAGVPVIGRPFFANQYLNAWMVESVWKIGVRVEGGVFTKSGTMSAIELVLSREKGKELREQIGKFKELILKAVGPEGSSTQNINTLLEVVTGYDL; translated from the exons ATGACGAGTAGTATGCCAAATGAGCGACACGTGGCCGTCTTGCCATTCCCGTTCACCAGCCACCCCGGCTGCCTCCTCGGCCTCGTACGCCACCTCGCCGCCAAAGCCCCAGACGTCACTTTCTCCTTCTTCAGCACTCCTAAATCCATCGAAACCCTGTTCTCGCCAGCTAAAAAGGTGCCCGGCAACATAAAGCCGTACGTGGTGACGGACGGGGTGCCAAAGGGATACGTGTTCTCCGGAAACCCGGAGGAGCCGGTTAAGTTGTACCTGGCGGCGGTGGAGGAGGGGGAGAGCCTCAAGAGAGTTTTGAAGGCGGCCGAGGCGGAGACAGGGCGGAGGATTGGGTGCGTCATGTCGGATGCGTTTATGTGGTTTGCCAGCGGTTTGGCGGAGGAGATGGGGGTTCCGTGGGTTCCGTTAATGACCTCGGATGCTAGGTGTCTTTCGGCTCATTTTTACACTGACCTGATAAGGGAAACTATTGGAATCCATG ACATTGCTGGGCGGGAAAACGAGGTCGTGAAATTCATCCCAGGATTTTCGGAGCTACGCCTCGGGGACTTGCCCAAGGAAATCCTGTTTGGAAACTTGGAATCTCCATTCGCAATCATGCTACAAAAAATGGGCCAGGCTCTAACCAAAGCAACTGCAGTTGCTGTCAACTCCTTTGAAGAACTGGATCCTGAAATCCACCAAGATCTCAACTCCAAGTTTAAAATGTTCCTCCATGTGGGACCGATCAATTCATTATCATCGTCGTCAAAGCCGCTCTCCTCGTACTCAGATGACTACGGATGCATTCCGTGGTTGGACAACCGCAAACCCGCCTCGGTCGCCTATATCGGTTTTGGAACATTAGTTACACCGCCACCGGTTGAG ATCGCGGCATTGGCTGAAGCACTAGAAGCTACCGGCACTCCATTTCTCTGGTCTCTCAAAGTTGACTTGCAAGAGTCTTTTCCGAAAGGATTCGTGGAGAGAACTACCAAGCTAGGAAAGATCGTATCGTGGGCACCTCAGGAGCAAGTTCTGGCACACAGTTCAGTAGGAGTACATGTAACTCACTGCGGGTCCAACTCGGTATTCGAGAGCATTATGGCAGGTGTGCCAGTAATTGGGAGGCCATTCTTCGCGAATCAATACCTAAACGCGTGGATGGTGGAAAGCGTGTGGAAAATTGGTGTGAGGGTGGAGGGTGGAGTTTTCACCAAAAGTGGCACAATGTCTGCCATTGAACTGGTTTTGTCTCGTGAAAAGGGGAAGGAATTGAGGGAGCAAATTGGGAAGTTCAAAGAGCTTATTCTGAAGGCTGTCGGACCAGAAGGGAGCTCAACTCAGAATATCAATACCTTGTTGGAGGTAGTGACAGGGTACGACCTTTAG